GCTGACCTACCAGTGGGGCGACATCCCCTCCGGTGACTGGGACGTGACGCAGCAGTACGCGATCGACGCCGGCCAGATCCCCGGCAAGGTCGACCTGGCGAAGATCTGGTACCCCTCGCTGCTCAAGGGCGCCAACGACTTCGACCGCAAGGCCGTCCTCGCCCAGGCCGACGCCTACAAGCCCTGATCCCGCTCACCGCAAAGGACCCACGATGACCGAACAGCCGACCGGAGCGGGCGCCGCGGCGTCCGACGCCGGCCCGTGCATCGCCGTGCAGGACCTCGACAAGGTCTACCGCACGCGCACCGGGGACGAGACGCAGGCGCTCAGCGACATCTCGCTCGACGTCCGCTACGGCGAGTTCGTGTCCATCGTGGGTCCGTCGGGGTGCGGCAAGACCACGCTGCTCAAGATCCTGGCCGGTCTGATCCCGCGGTCCTCGGGGACCGCGGTCATCGCCGGCCAGGAACTGCGCGGCCCGCTGCCCCAGGTGGGCATGGTGTTCCAGTCGGCGACGCTGCTGCCGTGGCGCACCATCTTCGGCAACGTCATGGTGCCCATCGAGATCCAGGGCCGCGAGCGGCGCCACTACGAGCAACGCGCCCGCGACCTGCTGCAGCTCGTGGGGCTGGACGGGTTCGAGGACAAGTACCCGCACGAACTCAGCGGTGGGATGCAGCAGCGTGCCGGCATCTGCCGGGCGCTGGTGCATGAGCCCAGCGTCATCCTCATGGACGAGCCCTTCGGCGCCCTGGACGCCATGACCCGCGAGTACATGAACATGGAACTGCTGCGGATCTGGGCCGAGTCGGGCTCGACCATCGTGCTCGTCACCCACTCGATCCCCGAGGCCGTCCTGCTGTCGGACCGCGTCGTGGTGATGACGCCGCGCCCGGGGAAGATCGCCGAGATCATCGACATCGACCTGCCGCGCCCCCGCTCGCTGTCGATGATGGCCACCAACGAGGCGGGCGTCTTCGTCGAACGGATCCGCGGCCACTTCAACGCCAGCGTCATCGACTGAGGCGTGCCATGCCCCGCACCCGACTCCAGCCGACCGACTCCCCGAAAGGAGACCCCATGGTCCTCGACACCCCGCGACGACGCGCCACCGCGCTCTCGACGCGGCCCGAGCTCGCCCTCATCCCGCTGACCTTCATCGTCGCGACGGGCCTGTGGGAGCTGATCGTCCGGGTGTTCGGCGTCCCCGCCTTCATCCTGCCGCCGCCCAGCGCGATCCTCGAGGCGCTGATCATGCAGCTGCAGCAGCCGATCTTCTGGCGGCACCTGGCCGTCACGACGCAGGAGACCCTGATCGGCTTCCTGATCGGCGTGGCCGTCGCGCTGGTGCTCGGCACGGCCATCTCGCAGCTGCGGCTGCTGGAGAAGACGATCATGCCCTTCGTGGTCGCCTTCCAGACCATCCCCAAGGTGGCGCTGGCCCCGCTGTTCGTCGTCTGGTTCGGGTTCGGCATGACGTCGAAGATCGTGATGGCGGCCGTGATCTCCTTCTTCCCGATGCTCGTCAACGTCATCGAGGGCCTCCGGTCGGCCGACCCCGCCCAGGTGGAGATGCTGCGCTCGTTCGGCGCCAAGCGCGGCCAGATCTTCCGGATGGTGCGCGTCCCCAACGCGATGCCGTTCTTCATGGCCGGCCTCGACATCGGCATCGTCTTCGCGATCCTCGGCGCGGTCGTCGGCGAGTTCATCGGCGCCCAGGAGGGCCTGGGCTACCTGCTGCTGCAGACCAACTACAACTTCGACATCGCCGGCATGTTCGCCGTCCTCATCGTCCTGTCCGCCATGGGGATCATCGCCCACGCCCTGCTCTCGTTCGTGCGCCGGAAGTTGGCATTCTGGGGCCCCCAGGAACAGGTGATTGGAGCATGACGGTGACCCTCGACCCGACGACCCACCCCGACACCGCGCCCACCCCGGGCGCCGAGACCCCCGACCGGGCCCGGACGCCCCGGCGAGCACCACGCGCGCCCTCCCCACCAGTGGGCTCGGCCGAGCGCTCCTGGTGCTGGACCACATGGCCGACAACGCGCCGAACGCCCAGGGCGTCTCCGCGGTCGCGCGGACCGTGGGGCTGCCCAAGACCGTGGTGCACCGCATCCTGAAGGAGCTCACCGCCAGCGGCTACCTCGACTTCGACCCGTCCGACCGGCAGTACACGCTCGGCCACCGCGCGCTCCAACTCGGGATGGCCACGCTCCGCAGCCGCGACGTCCCCGGGATCGCGCTGCCGTTCCTGCAGCGCCTCGTCGGCACCACGCGCGAGACGGCGACGCTGTCGGTGCGCCGGCACTGCGAGCGCACCTACATCCGGCAGGTGCTGTCCCCGCAGGAGGTGCGGATGTCGGTCACCCTCGGCGTCCCCTACCCGCTGCACGCCGGCTCCTCGTCGAAGGCCATCCTGGCCGCCCTGCCTCCGCACGAGGCCGACGCCTGCCTGTCCGGGGACCTGACGGCGCTCACCCCGAGCACCCTGGTGGACGCCGCGGCCCTGCGCCGCGACCTGGAGATCATCCGCGAGCGGGGCTGGGCCGAGTCGCTGGGCGAGCGGCAGGCGGACGCGGGCAGCGTCGCGGCGCCCCTGCGCACCGTGGACGGGGCCGTCTTCGGCTCCATCTCGCTGTGCGGCCCCGTCAGCCGGTTCACCGCCGCGCACACCGCCGAGCTCGGACCGCTGGTCCACGAGGCGGCCCACCAGATCTCGCAGGCGCTGGGCTACCTCGGCGACCTGTTCGGCCACGACTCCCCCGGAGCATCCTGAGCATGGCCGCCGACGGGCCCCTGACCGGCTTCCGCGTCCTCGACCTCGCCACGATCCTGGCGGGGCCGCTGTGCTGCCAGATCCTCGGCGACTACGGCGCCGACGTGGTCAAGATCGAGCATCCGCGCCGCGGCGACGCGATGCGCGGCCACGGGGAGCAGAAGGACGGCCACCCGCTGTGGTGGAAGGAGATCTCCCGCAACAAGCGGACCGTCGGGCTCGACATCTCCGTGGCGGAGGGCCGGGAGGTGCTGCTGGCCCTGGCCGCGGACGCCGACGTGCTGGTCGAGAGCTTCCGGCCCGGGACGCTGGAGCGCTGGGGGCTGGGCCCTGAGGTCCTGCTCGACGTCAACCCCGACCTGGTGATCGTCCGCATCTCGGGCTTCGGCCAGGCGGGACCCTACGCGGGCCGCGCCGGCTTCGGAACGCTCGCCGAGGCGATGAGCGGGTTCGCCCACCTGACCGGCGAGGCCGACGGCCCCCCGACGCTGCCGGCGTTCGGGCTGGCGGACTCGATCTGCGGGATCGCGGCGTCCTCCGCGGCGGTGATGGCCCTGCTGGCCCGCCAGCGCGGCACCGCCCGGGGCCAGGTCGTCGACCTGTCGCTGCTCGAGCCGATCCTCACCGCGGTCGGCCCGGGCCCCACCGTCTACGACCAGTTGGGCGTCGAGGGGCGCCGGCACGGCAACCGGTCGCACAACAACGCCCCCCGCAACACCTACGAGACCGCCGACGGCGCGTGGGTGGCCGTGTCGACCAGCGCCCAGAGCATCGCCGAACGCGTCATGACGCTGGTCGGCCGCCCCGACGTCGTGGCCGAGCCCTGGTTCGCCACCGGGCGCGGGCGGGTCGAGCACGGCGACGAACTGGACGCCGCGGTCGCCGGCTGGATCGCCGCGCGCCCGCTGGACGAGGTGCTGGCCGCCTTCGCCGACACCGGCGCGGCCATCGCCCCCGTGTACTCGGCGTCCGGGATCCTCGCCGACCCGCAGGTCCGGGCACTGGAGATGGTCACGCGCGTGCCCGACGCCGACCTGGGGCCGCTCGCGATGCACAACGTGATGTGGCGGATGTCGGAGACGCCGGGCGCGATCCGGTTCACCGGCCGGGACCTGGGCGCCGACACCGACGCGGTGCTCGCCGAACTGGGCTACGCGACCGACCGGGTCGCCGCCCTCAAGGAGCAGGGGGTGGTCGCATGACCTCGTTGTTCGACATCGTGGCCGGCGGCGTCGAGGTCGTCGACCTCGGACGCCCCTACCGGATCGGCATGCCGCAGTCCCCCAACCATCCGCCCTACTGGCACGCGCTGCCGCGGCGGCACGGCGACATGGTGCGCGCCGACGGCGGCTCGGCGGCCAACGACATGATCGTGCTGGGCACCCACGTGGGCACCCACGTGGACGCGCTGGCGCACGTCTCGCACGACGGGCTGCTCCACGGCGGGCTCGACGCCACCGAGGAGTGCGTCGGCGGCCGCTTCATGACGCTCGGCGCCCACACCATCCCACCGATGGTCACGACCGGCATCCTGCTGGACGTCGCCGCCGCGCTGGGCGCGCCCGACGGGCTGCCCGCCGGCTACGAGATCACCCCCGAGGACCTGGACGCGACCGCCCGCGCCCAGGGCGTCGACCCGGGCACCGCGCGGGTGCTGCTGGTCCGCAGCGGCTGGGGGCGGCATTTCGACGACGCCGACCCGGCCACCTACGTGGGGCGCGACTCCGGCGTCCCCGGCGTCGGGGAGGCGGGCGCCCGGTGGCTCGCGGCGCACGCCCCGCTCGCCGTCGGCGCGGACACGATCGCGTTCGAGCGGCTCGCGCCCGGGGCCGGGCACGGGCTGCTGCCCGCGCACCGCGTCCTGCTGGTCGAGCACGGCGTCTACCTGATGGAGGCCCTCGACCTGGAGGAGCTGGCGGCGCGGGGCGTGCACCGGTTCGTGTTCGCGTTCGCCCCGCTCAACCTGGTGGGCGCCACCGGCGCCCCCGTGCGCCCGCTGGCGGTGCTCGAGCCGTGACCACCGACACGCTGAGCCGACGCCTGGCCGACTTCGCCGTGGCGGCGTACACCGAAGGGATCCCCCAGGACGTCGCCCGGAGCACCCGCGAGCGCGTCCTGGACGTCGTGGGGCTGTGCCTGGCCGCCACGACGCTCGACACGTCGCGGCAGGCGCACGGGTTCGCGGTGGCGCAGCACACGTCGGGGCCCTGCACCGCGGTCGGCCTGGGAACCGGCCTCGCCGCCCCGCAGGCGGCCTTCGTCAACGGCGTCCTGGCGCACTCGCTCGACTTCGACGACACGCACCTGCCCTCGGTGCTGCACCCCAGCCCCTCGGTGGTCCCGGCGGCGCTGGCCGCCGCCCAGGCGCACGGCCGCAGCGGCGAACAGGCCGTCCGCGCGGCCGCGGTCGGGATCGAGGTCGTGGTGCGCACCGGGATGGCCGGCTACGACCGCGAACTCGGGAACTCGATCTTCTTCGAACACGGGCAGCACGCCACCTCGATCTGCGGGACGCTGGGCGCCGCCGTCGCCGCCGCGCTGCTGGCCGGCGCGGACGCCGACGGCGTCGCGGACGCGCTCGGGCTGGCCGCTTCGATGGCCGGCGGGGTCATCGAGGCCAACCGGACCGGCGGCACCGTCAAGCGACTGCACTGCGGGTGGGCCGCCCAGGCGGGCGTGTCGGCCGCCGAGCTCGCCCGCCACGGGTTCACGGGTCCGCCGACCGTCCTGGAGGGCCGGTTCGGGTTCTTCGAGGCCTTCCTGCACGGCCCCGGCCACCTCGAGGAGGTCACCGACGGGCTGGGCACCGAATGGGCCGTCCCGGGCATCTTCTTCAAGCCCTACCCCAGCAACCACTTCACCCACGCCCTCATCGACGCCGGCCTCGCGTTCCGCGCGCAGGGGATCACCCCCGACGACGTGGCCCACGTGCGGCTGGGCGTCCCCGCCGCGGTGATCCGCACCATCGGCCAACCCCTGGACGCCAAACGCGCCCCCGCCACCGGCTACCAGGCGCAGTTCTCCGGACCGTACGCGTTCGCCGCCGGGCTGTTCGGCGGCGGCGGGCTGGGGGTGGCGCGCGAGGACTTCTCCGACGCGCTGGCCGCCGACCCCGCGCGCCGCGCGCTCATGGCCCGCACCGACGTCGAGCCGGACGCCGCGTGCGACGCGATCTTCCCCCACCAGTTCCCCGCCCGCGTCACCGTGACGCTGGCCGACGGCGCCACCCGCAGCGTCTTCGTCGAGGCCAACCGGGGCGGGCCGCAGCGACCCCTGAGCGCCGACGAACTGCTCGAGAAGTTCCTCGGCAACGCCGCCGCGGTCCTCGACGCGCCCGCGGCCCGGACGCTGGGCGAGCGCTGCCTGGCCCTGGACACCGAAGCATCCCTCGACGCCGTGTTGGCGTCGACCCTGACCGGCACCACGCATCCTGGAGGCTCCTGATGACCGAGCACGACCTGCTCCTGACCAACGTCCGCGCGCTGCTGCCCGGGGCCGCGGACCCGGTCCCGACGACCGTCGCCGTCCGCGACGGCCGCATCAGTGCGATCGGGGTGCCCGCGGACGAGCCGGCCGCGTCCACGATCGACCTCGGCGGCCGGCTGCTGTTCCCCGGCGTGGTCGACGCCCACCAGCACTGGGGGATCTACAACCCGCTCGAGGCCGACGCCGACTCCGAGAGCCGGGCGTGCCTGCAGGGCGGTGTGACGACGGCGGTGAGCTACATGCGGACCGGGCAGTACTACCTCAACCGCGGCGGCTCCTACCTGGACTTCTTCCCCAGCGTCCTGAAGGCGTGCGAGGGGCGGGCGCACTGCGACTACGCGTTCCACCTCGCGCCCATGAGCCGGCAGCACATCGACGAGATCCCCGAACTGATCGAGCGGTTCGGCGTCACGTCGTTCAAGATCTTCATGTTCTACGGCAGCCACGGCCTGCACGGCCGTTCCTCGAGCCAGTCGGACTTCCTCATGATCCCCGACGACGAGCGCTACGACCTCGCGCACTTCGAGTTCGTCATGCGCGGCGTCCAGGAGGCGCGCCGGGCGCGTCCGGACCTGGCCGACGCGATCAGCCTGTCCCTGCACTGCGAGACCGCCGAGATCATGACGGCCTACACCAAGATCGTGGAGGGCGACCCGACCCGGACCGGGCTCCCCGCCTACTCCGACTCACGGCCCCCGCACTCGGAGGGGCTCGCGGTGACGATCGCGTCCTACCTGGCGCACGAGACCGAACTGCCCACCATCAACCTGCTGCACCTCACCTCCCGCAAGGCCATGGACGCCGCCCTGCGGATGCGCACCACCTTCGACGAGGTGGCGTTCCGCCGCGAGGTGACGATCGCCCACCTGATGGCGTCGTGCGACACCGCGACGGGCGTGGCCGGCAAGGTCAACCCGCCGCTGCGTCCGGCGGACGACGTCGAGGCGCTCTGGGAGGCCGTGCTGGCCGGGGACGTCGACTGGGTGTGCAGCGACCACGCGTGCTGCCGCGACGAGATGAAGTTCGGCGACCCCCGCGACGACGTGTTCCTCGCGAAGTCGGGCTTCGGGGGCACCGAGTACCTGCTGCCGGCCCTCGTCAGCGAGGGCGTCCGGCGCGGCCTGCCGCTGGGGCGCGTCGCCGAACTGACCGCCACGAACCCGGCGGCCCGGTTCGGCCTGGTGACCAAGGGCGCCATCGAGGTCGGGCGCGATGCCGACTTCGCGGTGGTCGACGACGCCAGCCCGTGGACGATCCGCGCCGAGGACTCCTTCTCCAGCCAGGAGTACAGCCCCCTGGAGGGGTGCACCTCACCGCGAAGGTGACCGACACGTTCCTGCGCGGCCGCCGCGTCCTGGCCGACGGCGCCGTGCAGGACGCCCCGCAGGGCCGCTACCTGCGGCGTCCGACCGCGGTGGCCGCCGACTGAGGAGGTCGCCGGGGGCCGGGCGCGTCGCCCCGCCCCCGGTCGCGTCAGCGCAGCGCGGCCTTCACCTCGTCGATGAGCCCCCGGGCCGCGTCCGCCGGGGCCTTGGACTTGAACAGCACGTCCTGGGTGTAGCGCGGGAAGGCCGTCTGAAGAGCCGAGGCACCCTGGGGCGGCACCGGGAAGGGGGTCATCTCCTTGGCCGCCCGCTCGGCGTAGCGGACCGAGGCCTGGTCGGTGGCGCTCAGGTGCGGCATCACCGCGTCCAGCACGGCGGCGCTCGCCGGGATGCCGCGGTCGATCAGCAGGATCTCGCCCACCTCGGGCGAGTTGATTAGGTAGTCAGCGAGCCGCGCCGCCTCCTCCCCGTTCCGGCTGGTCGCCGACACCGAGATGTGCATGGACGGCTTGGCGTACACGCCCTTCGTCGAGGTCTGCGCCTCCCCCGGCATGCGCAGCAGCTTCAGCGGCGAACCCGCGGCCTTCTCCGCCAGCCCGATCGTGCTGGCCCAGCCGAAGGACAGCGCCGTCCGGCCGGTGACCAGCGGGCTCTGTTCCATCGGCTGCGCCTGCGCCTCGACCGACTGCTGGGCGTTGAGCGACGCCCCCGTGTCCATCAGCCGGAGCACGTAGCCCCACCAGTCGGTGAGCGTCTCGGGGGTGAAGCCCAGGCCGCCCTCGCCCCAGATGTTCTGGCCGCGCTGGCGGCAGAAGACGGTGAAGGTCTGCTCGTCGAGGCTCAGCTGCGAGGTGCCGTGCACCTGCTGGCCGGTGGTGCCCGAGATCTGTGCGGTGAGCTCGGAGAAGTCGTCCCACGACCAGGACTCGTCGTCGGGGAGCGGCACCCCCACCTGCTCGAAGACCTTCGTGTTCGCCCAGATCCCCGGCGCCTGCAGGCCCACGGGGATCCCCACGACCTTGTCCTTGACGGTGCTCGCCGCCAGGACGGGCGCGGCGAACTGGGTGAGATCGATGATCGAGGAGTAGGTGGACAGGTCGGCCAGCGTCCCGCGGCTGCCGTACTCGATGATGTACGGATCCACCTGCTGGATGACGTCGGGGATCGCCTTGCCGGCCGTCTGGGTGGCGAGCCGATCCCAGTAGCCCGCCCAGTCGGTCGGCTCGGCCGTCACGGCCACGTTCGGGTGCTTGGTCTTGTACGCGTCCAGCGCCTGCCGGTACAGCTTGTGGCGCGAGTCGTTGCCCCACCAGCTGAAGCGCAGTTCGGTCGGTCCCGAACCGGTCGCGCCCCCGGTCGCGGCCGGCCCCGGGGCCGAGCATCCGGCCAGCCCCCACGCACCCATCGCACCGGCCGCCATCAGCAGTCCCCTGCGCGAAATCGTCATTGACTCCTCCTAGTGATCGATCACGTTAGCGCTAACATTCTGGACTGTAGTGAGCGTGGTCCGGCGGGGACAAGGGGTTGCCAGGTCGGAGCGCACCGCGATCGGGGCGGGCGCCGGGTGGAGGTGCGCAACGCGTCGGCGTCGCCGCTCCACTGCTGCGCACCCCACCGGTGGGCGCCCCCGCCAGGATTCGAACCTGGGACCATCGGATTAGAAGGCCGCTGCTCTATCCCCTGAGCTACGGGGGCCAGCCACGATTGTAGGGCCCGACCGTCAGGCGACGCCGCCGCGGGACGGACGGCGTCCGGGTGTAGGTTCGCGGGACGTGACGGACAGCGGGATGAGTGGGGGCCACTGGCGCATGCTCGCCGTGTCGGTCTACCTGCCCACCACGCTCGCGCTGGTCGGGTTCGGGGCGGTCACCCCGCTCATCGCGATCACGGCGCTGGATCTGGGCGCATCGCTGGCCGAGTCGGCGCTCATCGTCGCGCTCCTCGGCATCGGCGCGCTGGTGGGCGCCCTGCCGGCGGGGATCATCGCCGACCGACTCGGGGAGCGGCGCGCGCTGGTCGTCTCGCTCGTGGTGGACGCCGGCTGCATGGCGATGGCGGCCTTCGCGAACAACGTGTGGGCGCTGGGCGCCGCGGTGTTCCTGCTGGGCGTGTCCGAGGCGGTCGTCACGATCGCCCGGCAGTCCTTCGTCACCGAGTTCGTGCCCTACACCCACCGGGCCCGCGCGCTGTCGACGCTGGGCGGCGTCTTCCGGATCGGCTCCTTCGTCGGCCCCCTGGTCGGTGCCGGCGTCGTGACGCTCGGGGGCCTGCGGGCCGCCTACTGGCTGGCGATCGTCACCTCGCTGGCGGCCGCGGTCATCAGCGCCTACCTGCCCGACGTCGAGCGCGAGGCCCCGCCCGGGACGCTGCCGGTGCGCACCGGCGCCGTGCTGCGCGACCACGCGGGCGTCTTCCTCACCGTCGGCCTCGGCGCCGCCGCGCTCACGCTGGTGCGCACGTCGCGGGACGCGCTCCTGCCGCTGTGGGCGTCCTCGATCGGCCTGGACGCCGCGCAGACCAGCCTCATCTTCGCGGCCAGTTCCTTCGTCGACCTCACGCTGTTCTACCTGGGCGGCTCCCTGATGGACCGCCTCGGACGCCGCGCCGTCGCCGTGCCCGCCATGCTCATCATGGGCACCTGCTTCGGCCTGCTGCCCCTCAGCGCCACCGCGATCGGGCTCGGGGCGGTGGCCGTGGGGTTGGGGCTGGGCAACGGCATCAGCGCCGGCGTCGTCATGACGCTCGGGTCGGACGCCTCCCCCGCCGTCGGTCGGACGCAGTTCCTGGCGGGCTGGCGGCTCACCACCGGCGTCGGCGGTGCGCTGGGCCCGGTGATGATCAGCGCGCTCGCGGCCGTGGCGTCCCTCTCGGTCGCCGCCCTCGCCGTGGCGGCGATCGGCTGGGTCGGGGGCGCCTGGCTGTGGCACTGGGCCACCCCGCCGCGTCCCGACCCGAGCGACCCCGGGATCTGACCCGCACGCCCAGAATCCCGCGTTTCCGCTAGTCACACTATGGACGCCGCCCCGCCGGCGGCGCATACTGAGGCCTTCCACACTTCCCGAGGTGATCGCCATGGACGTGGCAGGGATGAAGGATTTCCGTTCCGGCGCGGAGGCCTACGACCGGTTCATGGGTCGCTACTCCGAGGCGCTCGCCCCGCCGTTCGCCGACTTCGCCGGGATGGCGCCGGGCGTGCGCGTCCTGGACGTGGGGTGCGGCCCGGGCGCGCTCACCACCGAGGCGGTGCACCGGACGGGCGCTGCCAACGTGTTCGCCTGCGACCCGACCCCCGCCTTCGTCGCAGCCTGCCGCGCCCGCCAGCCCGCCGTCGAGGTGCGGCAGGCGCCGGCCGAGGAGTGTCCCTTCCCCGACGACGCGTTCGACGTGACGGCCTCGCAGCTGGTGCTGCACTTCGTGACCGATCCGGCGCGCGCCGCCGCCGAGTTCGTCCGGGTGACGCATCCCGGCGGCGTGGTGGCGGCCTGCGTGTGGGACCTCGCCTCGGGCATGCAGCTGCTC
Above is a window of Propioniciclava coleopterorum DNA encoding:
- a CDS encoding class I SAM-dependent methyltransferase → MKDFRSGAEAYDRFMGRYSEALAPPFADFAGMAPGVRVLDVGCGPGALTTEAVHRTGAANVFACDPTPAFVAACRARQPAVEVRQAPAEECPFPDDAFDVTASQLVLHFVTDPARAAAEFVRVTHPGGVVAACVWDLASGMQLLRAFWEAALRVHPDAPDEARRLRFGRPGEIVELFRAAGMHALTETKLTVSSRYEDFDELWSSFQAGVGPAGGYLATLDPDDRERVRAAMHAELGGPRGPFTLSATARAARGVV
- a CDS encoding CaiB/BaiF CoA transferase family protein translates to MAADGPLTGFRVLDLATILAGPLCCQILGDYGADVVKIEHPRRGDAMRGHGEQKDGHPLWWKEISRNKRTVGLDISVAEGREVLLALAADADVLVESFRPGTLERWGLGPEVLLDVNPDLVIVRISGFGQAGPYAGRAGFGTLAEAMSGFAHLTGEADGPPTLPAFGLADSICGIAASSAAVMALLARQRGTARGQVVDLSLLEPILTAVGPGPTVYDQLGVEGRRHGNRSHNNAPRNTYETADGAWVAVSTSAQSIAERVMTLVGRPDVVAEPWFATGRGRVEHGDELDAAVAGWIAARPLDEVLAAFADTGAAIAPVYSASGILADPQVRALEMVTRVPDADLGPLAMHNVMWRMSETPGAIRFTGRDLGADTDAVLAELGYATDRVAALKEQGVVA
- a CDS encoding MFS transporter, encoding MTDSGMSGGHWRMLAVSVYLPTTLALVGFGAVTPLIAITALDLGASLAESALIVALLGIGALVGALPAGIIADRLGERRALVVSLVVDAGCMAMAAFANNVWALGAAVFLLGVSEAVVTIARQSFVTEFVPYTHRARALSTLGGVFRIGSFVGPLVGAGVVTLGGLRAAYWLAIVTSLAAAVISAYLPDVEREAPPGTLPVRTGAVLRDHAGVFLTVGLGAAALTLVRTSRDALLPLWASSIGLDAAQTSLIFAASSFVDLTLFYLGGSLMDRLGRRAVAVPAMLIMGTCFGLLPLSATAIGLGAVAVGLGLGNGISAGVVMTLGSDASPAVGRTQFLAGWRLTTGVGGALGPVMISALAAVASLSVAALAVAAIGWVGGAWLWHWATPPRPDPSDPGI
- a CDS encoding ABC transporter substrate-binding protein; protein product: MTISRRGLLMAAGAMGAWGLAGCSAPGPAATGGATGSGPTELRFSWWGNDSRHKLYRQALDAYKTKHPNVAVTAEPTDWAGYWDRLATQTAGKAIPDVIQQVDPYIIEYGSRGTLADLSTYSSIIDLTQFAAPVLAASTVKDKVVGIPVGLQAPGIWANTKVFEQVGVPLPDDESWSWDDFSELTAQISGTTGQQVHGTSQLSLDEQTFTVFCRQRGQNIWGEGGLGFTPETLTDWWGYVLRLMDTGASLNAQQSVEAQAQPMEQSPLVTGRTALSFGWASTIGLAEKAAGSPLKLLRMPGEAQTSTKGVYAKPSMHISVSATSRNGEEAARLADYLINSPEVGEILLIDRGIPASAAVLDAVMPHLSATDQASVRYAERAAKEMTPFPVPPQGASALQTAFPRYTQDVLFKSKAPADAARGLIDEVKAALR
- a CDS encoding dihydroorotase, with the protein product MTEHDLLLTNVRALLPGAADPVPTTVAVRDGRISAIGVPADEPAASTIDLGGRLLFPGVVDAHQHWGIYNPLEADADSESRACLQGGVTTAVSYMRTGQYYLNRGGSYLDFFPSVLKACEGRAHCDYAFHLAPMSRQHIDEIPELIERFGVTSFKIFMFYGSHGLHGRSSSQSDFLMIPDDERYDLAHFEFVMRGVQEARRARPDLADAISLSLHCETAEIMTAYTKIVEGDPTRTGLPAYSDSRPPHSEGLAVTIASYLAHETELPTINLLHLTSRKAMDAALRMRTTFDEVAFRREVTIAHLMASCDTATGVAGKVNPPLRPADDVEALWEAVLAGDVDWVCSDHACCRDEMKFGDPRDDVFLAKSGFGGTEYLLPALVSEGVRRGLPLGRVAELTATNPAARFGLVTKGAIEVGRDADFAVVDDASPWTIRAEDSFSSQEYSPLEGCTSPRR
- a CDS encoding ABC transporter ATP-binding protein, which translates into the protein MTEQPTGAGAAASDAGPCIAVQDLDKVYRTRTGDETQALSDISLDVRYGEFVSIVGPSGCGKTTLLKILAGLIPRSSGTAVIAGQELRGPLPQVGMVFQSATLLPWRTIFGNVMVPIEIQGRERRHYEQRARDLLQLVGLDGFEDKYPHELSGGMQQRAGICRALVHEPSVILMDEPFGALDAMTREYMNMELLRIWAESGSTIVLVTHSIPEAVLLSDRVVVMTPRPGKIAEIIDIDLPRPRSLSMMATNEAGVFVERIRGHFNASVID
- a CDS encoding ABC transporter permease, which encodes MVLDTPRRRATALSTRPELALIPLTFIVATGLWELIVRVFGVPAFILPPPSAILEALIMQLQQPIFWRHLAVTTQETLIGFLIGVAVALVLGTAISQLRLLEKTIMPFVVAFQTIPKVALAPLFVVWFGFGMTSKIVMAAVISFFPMLVNVIEGLRSADPAQVEMLRSFGAKRGQIFRMVRVPNAMPFFMAGLDIGIVFAILGAVVGEFIGAQEGLGYLLLQTNYNFDIAGMFAVLIVLSAMGIIAHALLSFVRRKLAFWGPQEQVIGA
- a CDS encoding MmgE/PrpD family protein, which gives rise to MTTDTLSRRLADFAVAAYTEGIPQDVARSTRERVLDVVGLCLAATTLDTSRQAHGFAVAQHTSGPCTAVGLGTGLAAPQAAFVNGVLAHSLDFDDTHLPSVLHPSPSVVPAALAAAQAHGRSGEQAVRAAAVGIEVVVRTGMAGYDRELGNSIFFEHGQHATSICGTLGAAVAAALLAGADADGVADALGLAASMAGGVIEANRTGGTVKRLHCGWAAQAGVSAAELARHGFTGPPTVLEGRFGFFEAFLHGPGHLEEVTDGLGTEWAVPGIFFKPYPSNHFTHALIDAGLAFRAQGITPDDVAHVRLGVPAAVIRTIGQPLDAKRAPATGYQAQFSGPYAFAAGLFGGGGLGVAREDFSDALAADPARRALMARTDVEPDAACDAIFPHQFPARVTVTLADGATRSVFVEANRGGPQRPLSADELLEKFLGNAAAVLDAPAARTLGERCLALDTEASLDAVLASTLTGTTHPGGS
- a CDS encoding IclR family transcriptional regulator, coding for MEHDGDPRPDDPPRHRAHPGRRDPRPGPDAPASTTRALPTSGLGRALLVLDHMADNAPNAQGVSAVARTVGLPKTVVHRILKELTASGYLDFDPSDRQYTLGHRALQLGMATLRSRDVPGIALPFLQRLVGTTRETATLSVRRHCERTYIRQVLSPQEVRMSVTLGVPYPLHAGSSSKAILAALPPHEADACLSGDLTALTPSTLVDAAALRRDLEIIRERGWAESLGERQADAGSVAAPLRTVDGAVFGSISLCGPVSRFTAAHTAELGPLVHEAAHQISQALGYLGDLFGHDSPGAS
- a CDS encoding cyclase family protein, which translates into the protein MTSLFDIVAGGVEVVDLGRPYRIGMPQSPNHPPYWHALPRRHGDMVRADGGSAANDMIVLGTHVGTHVDALAHVSHDGLLHGGLDATEECVGGRFMTLGAHTIPPMVTTGILLDVAAALGAPDGLPAGYEITPEDLDATARAQGVDPGTARVLLVRSGWGRHFDDADPATYVGRDSGVPGVGEAGARWLAAHAPLAVGADTIAFERLAPGAGHGLLPAHRVLLVEHGVYLMEALDLEELAARGVHRFVFAFAPLNLVGATGAPVRPLAVLEP